A stretch of DNA from Anopheles nili chromosome 2, idAnoNiliSN_F5_01, whole genome shotgun sequence:
GGTATTTGGTTAATGATTAGGTTGGTCTGGTAGGTAGGATTCATTGGATGACAACAGCTAACACACAGTTCGGAGCTGGAAGTAAAACAAAGCGTGCTTATCTAAATTATCTCCGTGGTAGAGGATGAATATGTTTTTACAATATTAGAACTTGATCGTGCCTCTTAATTAGCCATCTCTTAATCACATTTTcagcattaaaaaaacacatatcaTAATGCAGAATACTGACGATGGTCTACTTCAAGTATAATTCCAAAAGCATATTTTCGTTTGCCTAACTTATCTACCCCAAATGAATTTCTTTACCTTTTACCGACAGTAAAACGATTCTCTTCTGAGTAAAGTGGATTTAGAACGGAAATTTGTACCTTTTTAGTGATTCATCATTCTAAAACGCATCACTAAAGTGTAACAAGCATCGTTAATTTTCCGGTTGTGCCACATCAAGGACACAATAAAGCTTCTTATCACACTCCGGCCATGAACCGACCAAACGTTATACGATGCCTTTAGCAGCGATGCGTGAAATAACGACGACGAATGGCAACGTTTGAATGTGATTCATCATCTTAGACTACGATCACTATGCGGTGTGCGCTATTCTACTTCAACCCTATGCGTAAAATTGCACTTAAATAAACGGGATAAAAATACACGATCGGTCACTGATATGCGCACCAAAGTTGCCACTTTCTTCATGCTAATGGCAGGGGATTTTTCACAAATCAAAAAGCTCTATCAGCACAGTTTGCCCTGGGAATACCCCAGCTAACAAGGGGAAGTCTAACAAACTATGTTGCTTAACACTCACGCTAAAGGTCTTCTTCAATTTCTTCAGAAACCGACCTGTTTAACACTGCTCAGCGCAATAGAAACATTAAGTAAGAATTTGATATCCGCGTTCTTGTTGCCTTTTAGACGGCTCCCATTTTACGTAGTGTTCAATCATTTCAAACACCTCCACTCGATGGATTTGCCATGCCACAGAAATAACTAACAcggtgttttgctttcgcaacaTCAACCCTTCGAATGAGGATCGGTTTTACTGAAATACTTCAAATATGCGCCCTCGGCAACGATACGCACGATCAACTTCCGTTACGGCTCGATGCCCTCTCAAACCTGTCGCTTCGACCGAATGTACTGCAGAACTGAGCATATGAGCATTTGGTGGTACTACCTCCAGCGCTCCAGGGCACATGGCCGATTGGAGAAGACATTTTCCAACAGCCCACAAAAGGGGTGAGACACCACCAGCATTATTTTTTCCGGTGTCGGCGTTCGAAGCCGGTGCCGTATCGAAACAGGTTAGCGATAAATAAAACCGCTCCAATGGCAAGGGACAAGTTCAATGGCAAACTCCGTGGTTTGGTAGTGGTGGGTGCGATGTAATTACTGTTTAGTTTTTAATAGCAGGAGAGAGTTCAACAACTTTCTTACTGTAAGGAAGGTGACTGTTTGATAGGGAGgaacgagagacagagagagagggctGTTGAATCACCTATACAATTATTCATAGTTATTTTGTTCAATACAAGACCTTTTTAATGGTTTTCTCAGATGGAAAGCATAAAACCCTGCCCTTGAAGATTTTATGGGGTTTTTAAAAACCCTTTTGTAAGaagttgaattttattttatattaaatgAGTAAAATAACTCAAAAAGATAACTTTATTTGTTGGAAACCCTTTAGTTCATGTTGCTCAAATTAATCCTCAAGGGTTCAAATAATTCATGTATGATTAtcgttgaacattttttcgTCGAAGGAGTGTGGAGAAAGCCAACAAACGATCCGTTCTAATTCACTTTGAACATATATTCCAATCATTGAACCCTTTTTACTTGCCCTTGACTCTATATTTGTTATTCTATTATAAAACACCCACATCCACAATACACACAATTATACTTCTGAGCTCCACCTTCacgagggagaaaaagggccaccacgAAATGTTCTGCTCACCTGTTGCGATGAAAACCCATCCGATGGTTTTCGCTGTACGGCAACAAATCGTCACATTGCACCGATTTATCCTCAAACTGGCGTTCGtcctcaccaccaccaactcCAGGACCTTCCGCAACGTCTACCCCGCAACACGGTACCGTAGGACTTCTTTCCACCTTCGACCGCGCTCCAGCAAGCCGGCCCTTCAGCCAAGGTGGAGCGCTAATTTTACGcgacccttttttcttcactttcacTCCATCCTGAACGATGGCGACGTCCAGCGTCGGTTGATTTGCACTTTTCATCGCGGAAAACTCACATTACCGTCGCTGTTTTAAGCCACTAAACCACACTCTAAAGCTGCcgaatgagaaaaacaaaaacctgcaCTCAAAGGGACACGAGCAGGATGAGAAAATGGCACGCGGTTTTTTAGCAACCTGTCAGCTGTGAACGGGAAGAATCGATCCAAACTAGACGTGCGCAACGCTTACTACGATGGTTTCACTACTTTCGTGGCCCACTGCTGAAGATGCGttgtggaaaagccaccaaTCGACACTGAGGACGCGATCGCAaagacacacacccacgcccCATCAGATGCGCTACGgatggggtgcgtttttccaatTAATTTCCCTGCTTCTTCACTCACGAACCGCGAGCGTTCCGGTACGTCTGGGGCCTGGGAAAAATGTGTCTTTATGTAACGCCACAGTCTGCATCGGGTGGCAGGGAAAAGACGAGAGACAAACCACCGAAGGTGGCTCATCACCGTGGACTAGAACAGCGCTAGCTAGCGCCAGTATAGAATGTGTGAGTCATCGGGTTTCTGGTCGGTTTCATGGGCACAGCGTGATCGATTggaatgatgataaaaaaagggtggttgggagtggggttggaaaattcgccACCACGAGAAATGGATCGATTTTCGTTGCCGTTTCGCTCGTTCCCGCCAATGTGCCGCCTGGCGTTCTGGGGGTTTGGAAAAGTTGGCATAGCACGCAATGGTACGCCGTGTCTTGAGTTTTCCCGTGTGGGAATTGGAATAGGTTTAGCGCAAGAAAATTGACGTACAAAGGCTACTACGTTTTGTCATCTTAACAAAATTTGGACAGGAACCAATGATTTCCATACATGGTGAACTCCCGACTGACCTTCATGATGACAGTTgccaattaattaaaaatgagtCAACAAGTGAGACACATCAGATTCGACTCATCGCAAGAACTACTTCTCGGATCTCGGTATCTCGTTATCGCATCACATTCAGTTCTACCTTACACACATTACATCCTAGCACAGATAACCAAACGAGTGACCTTCATACTCGTTACTCGTTACTTCATATAACTCATGCTCGTTACCCGGTTACTACAAACAGTACAAACTCGTTTACTCGTTTACTCGCGTTTTGATGCACTTCTCGTCCGCCCGCGTTTCGATGCACTTCTAAAGAAGGGTCGCCTCGTGTGTTTCTCCTGGCCTGTATTTTGACCCTTGGCCAACCCACCAGCATATAGGGAACGACAACAAGTACAGAAGCACCACCACATTCCGGCACGATCACAATGGATGATCACTGGACGGTTCCCGCACGTCCTACACTCGGTTAGAATTATCTCCACCCTCAAGGGGCGAATAATGGGTTCAGGTTTGTATTTGTTTACCGTAACCAGCACACTCCTCGCTGAAAATTCGTCGGTATCGCACTTTAATCGAGGTTTATCGCGgccaaaaaaatgcaaccaacaAGCGACCCGTTTATCACAACTAACGCACTATCTGTGGCGTCTCTGTGGTGTGGAAATGTACCACGAGGTCATCCAACCTCTCCACGCACGTACGTGTGGGAGTTTTCGTTTTTGGATACGACCTTCTTGCTGCTCTACTATCACTACCAACCCCACGGGGTAAACAATCTCTGAAAACACATGCGGATTCTAGCTCACACGCGGCACCTGACGTACCGGCTTCTTCACACGACAGAACTGCGCCTTGGTCGGCTGGATGCAAACGGTTTTTAAGCAAACTGCACGTCAAAATGGCGCTGGTGAAATGGTGAAAGATGGCGCTTGCACACCGTCAACGCAAGAGCACCCAGCAAGATGACCCGGGAAGTGGCATGATAAGCTCGTAAATGGTGAATCACTCACATGGGTTTTACGAGAAACTCGCACACGAAATTTGCAACTCCGCACTCCGCGGGATGGCTTCAATTTAGCGCGAGAAGTGAACTTAATTAACTAAACAGACGCAACACAGACCACTCGGTTGCATGACGACACACCAGCCGGTACGGAGAACGACGACTTGGGACGTATGGTTTACCGAAGGTGATCAAAGTTGGCCATATCCATACGGAAAACCCCCTTCAGACCGACGCCAACAATCGCACTGAATCGAATGTACTGTCCGCGCGTCCACAAACACCAACCTGTCAGTTGGCggcttggtttcgttttcggagAGGATCAGACGAATCAAAATGATACTTCAACTGAGCAGTCCGCCGGGCGGGGAGGTCTTTACCACAGCGACTCGCGCCACAGAACACTGGCACGGGatgtctcgctctcgcgctaTTGTGGGGCATTTTCtatccacccaaaaccaccccacaacGCGTGGTAAGCGAAGCGGaaatgaacacacacacacaaaatacgCTGCTTGGGCGCTGTCACGCTTCTATGGTTGCTATGACAACAAAACAATAGCCACTACGAACGGAGGGCTGCCCAACACACTAGCCCATCAACCCTACCTTTGGTTTGTTGGCTATGCTGGCGAGAGTTGGCttgggggtttttcgttttaagGGCACGTTTCACACGTGCCTTCTGTGAAATGGCTGCGTTCTGGGCGGCTTGCAGTACCACTAGCACCTTTGCCAGTCACGACCGCCGGCGACCGGAAATGGGCACCTGCATTTCCACGATGAAGGGCTCGTCGCATTCGAGGGCGGTGTCAGTGAACCGTGACGGAACTACGGTGCTGCACATGGGGGTAAAGATTCAAACTCCCGCCCGCCCCGAATGGGGCCCTTTGGCAGAGTGAACTAACGCCACTCCGGATGGGCTCTAATTTGTTCCCCCCTCCCCATCTGAAAAGCCGAATTTTCCTTCAATTAGGTTTGAAATATTCAAACGCAGCTAACGAAACGCACGCTGGCTCATGTACGGCGTCGTCCGATGGCAGGATGAATTAATCAGCGCACGATAGCACGACTTTGTGAGCCGCACACGTTTTATTTGTGACGATGCTCCAATATTAAGGATTGACATTCCGTTACCGGCCACGGCACTTGTCGGCTCACACGTTTCAATTGTGTATGAAAGAGAACGAATCAAGAAAGTAACCTCATGCTTTATTTCTGCACCCATTCGATGTCTGAAGTCGAAGATTGGCTTTTCGAGAGCTTTAGTGGAAGGTTATAAGAATGAGCTTAAAATGCAGTCATCGTCTAATAATAGACTTATTACTTTTGTTCCACTTCTCTTATTTTATCGTAACAAATGAGTTTGATAACTTTTGTTAAAATTTTCTACTAGAGCCACGCTCCTCCCAATGGTACGGGTTATGAAtgtaattttattgtttctattTAGAGTTAGAAATCGCACGAGAAACCTTTAGTTAATTCATTCAATTACCCAACAAATGGTGGGCATTGTGCGTCATGACACTCGTAGAAGCCGTCAGCGTGGGATACGTCTTGAGACGCTGCAATTCCAGCATCGTGCCAAGTTCAAGTATCTGCGTGTGCTGAGCCTGTACCAAACGGACCAACCGGGCCCGTTCGACAATTGCAGTCATCCGGTCCTGGATCGCCTTCTGTTCCGTTTGTTCCAGCTCGGTATCTCGCAGCAGATGTTGCTCCGTAACGTCAATGTTCAGGGTGCGCGTTTGCTGGTCCAGATGTTTATTTTCTCGGCGTTTCGCCATGATGCGTTGTTCGATCTCTTCTAGGGTATTTTTCCTGTTgagattaaaataataatatgtCATATCCGTGCCAGGATCTCCGGCTAACTGACGGACAAATCACTCACAATTCCTGCAACGCGTCTTCCTCATTCTGGATCGCGTTCCGTAGCTTCTTCTCCAGTGCCACCTGGCTAAAGTCCTCTGTTCGCTTCATTCCCTTCATCTTCAGCCAGCTCTGCACCTCTTTGGTGATTTTGCACTTCTCAACCGTCGCCAGTTGGTCTCGAAGATCGCGCAATTGTAGCTTCAACGCCCGATGTTCCCATTCTTGGTAGATGATCTTGCGTCGAAAAAGGGCCGCATTCACCATCGCGTTCAGCTTCTTCGTACCGGCTCGTCGAATGATCGCGTTTATGTCTTCCACATCCGTGCGATGGATCAGAACACACCGCTCGAAATCACTAGTCCTGCCCGACTGTTGAATTTCGATCCAACCTCGCTTCATGACCAGCTGAACTGTTCTGTTTGTGGCGGATTCAAACTACAAAAGAAATTGAAGTACACTGTTCATAAAATCCAATCTACTACAGCAATACCTGTTCGTTATGAAGTTGTTCCAGGTTCTGCTCTAAAGAAACCAcgttgttgcgtttgtttgtaatTTCGCGTTGAAACGCTCCGATAGCTGCCTCAGCATCCGACAACATCAGCTCGCAACTTTTCAGCTGAAATGGTGAAATTTAATCATGGCAGTTTTTACCAAACCCctcaaatatgttttaaacCCCCTTACGCACCCTAAATTCACTCTCGATCTTTATGCGGCGCATCTTGACCAACGTCTGCCAGAGACTGCTGTCCATTCCCGCAGGACAATTGGACGCCTGATCCAGCGCTTCGCAATGTGTCAGATAATCCTGGCACTCCTTCGGTAGCAGCATGTTTCCATGTGGTCCAGCGGGTTTTTTTGCGACTATGCGCTTCGCCATGTCCTGAAACACGGACACCGTAACGATCGAGCGAAGCTGGGTCTTTGGTCGTCGTCTAGAACACAAACCGATAAGATATCTCCATTAGATTGGAAATTATTACATCCTAAATGGTTAGTGATAGATCGCTGTTACTTGAATATTTTATACGCCTGATCGACGAGTGCCGACTGAGCCGTATCCGAAAAGTTGATCTTGAACTGCTTGTCCAACAAACGATCCTTTCCGCGTAACGTTTCGTAAGTGTTTCGGTAGTCGGCAGCCTTTTCTTGGAACTCGTCCATCATGTCCAACAATTGTTCGCTGTAGAGCGTCGTTTGTTCGATTTGATCCCGCAAACGGCCCACGTTTGCTTCGTAAATCAAGCGTCCGTGATTGTACAGTGAAGCACGTAAGATGCGCATCTCCTCCTGCCGGATGGCTGATTCGATAACGATTTTCTGCAACGTCAGCTTCGCCACGGAGGTGTTGAACCGCTTTATCTGATCATCGAGACTAGCGGCAAGCTCCTGTAGCTCATCCTGCAGCATTTTACGATAACGTAGCCGCTCCTGATGcagcgtttttctttgctcttcGTATTCGTTCATCTCCCGGATGTCGGTCTCGTTGTAATGCTGTGGATCTTTACCGATTTCCTGTGGAGAAGGAAACATCCTGCTCAAATCGGGTGTACTCAATGCGAAAAAGAACTCTCACCCACCAAACACTGTGGAAGTGGTAAGCTCTTTTTAATTTCGTCTTCCCAGCGATGCTCAAGAACACCATCCATCATGACGACGAGGGCGCGATCCTTGAAGTCATCCGCCAGCAGTTCCCGCTGTCTTCGCTCGCGTTCTTTTCGCTCCAGATCCATCAACTGCTCGACACTCGGGCTGATGTACGGTGCTACCGGTATTTCGCTATCTTCTGTATGAATGATGGTATCGGGTCGTTCGTCCGCTTCGTACTTAGGATCCTCGATTTGAGTCACCTCAACTGCGCTGCGATCTGACATCAGGTTTGCCAGAAACACCAGCTCCTCCTGTACATAACGAGCTCTTCGATTGCGCTTCAGAACCAAATCCATCTCTTCGTTTTTAAGGGTCTTTATCTGCTCAAACTTCTCGTTGAACAAGGACCGAAGCTTTTCAACATCGAGCTGCGATTGTAGGTTAAAAAGTAATTAAGAAAATACTAGCGATattctttaaaaataattaaaaaaaacttacatcCCCACAGACAAGTTCAAAAAACAACTGCCCGAACGTCACCACCTCCAGCTGATCGTAGCGAAGGGAGTAAGGTTCAAAAAACCTATGAGTAGTGGTTCCGGAAAGGGCATACGATTTCTTGACTGAAGTCCGAGCTAATTTGTCTAGCACATTGCCGTATTCAGGATCACGATTCAGGATTGATTCCAGCTGATATGTCGGTGTCGGTTTCCACGGCAATAGAGCATCGTAGCTAGCATTTAACTCCGTTTCTCGGTAGACGCGAATTTGTAGCATGTAATGCCTGTACGGGCTATTCGACATCATTCCATAGTTCTCTACAAATGAACGCTTGAACATCGACCTACAATATATGTATGTTTCAATAGAAACATTCCAGCTGTTTAAAGCcatttttcattgcaaaaCCTACCTAACTTTCCACGGCTTTttgctcatcatcatccagcagTTTTCAATCAGTCTGTCGTTTATTTTGCTCTGCGATTCGATGAATTCCTGCAGACGCCGTCTTTCATCGTCCTTTGATACGTTGGCCTAAtcaaaatcacacacaaaaacataGTTTAGCCCCTAGTGAAATCAGATCCTTGCTAGCGACTACCACGGTTACCTCACGAGTAATTTTATCGGTCGCTTCCGCATTGAGATTGAACACCTGCAATGGAAATCGCTCTTCCTGTGGGGCTGTTTCGTTGTTATCGACAAGCAGCTGCAAATGCTGCCTAATGTCTGCAAATTCCGCAAATATTGCTGCATGTTCCGGTTCGTAGAGCTTTCCCCTTTCGGCTCGCTGttcgatcgcttgcttctcTATCCATGGTACAGTGCCTTCGGTGGGAGGTTCTACTTCTGGTGGCAGATTACTATCAACCTCATGCTCGTCACCAGTCAAGGGGAATGCGAGAATTTGCGAGGGGCTGCTGTGTTCATTTACCACCGCATCAGGAATAGGTTGCAAAAGATTCGCCACTATCAACATTCCGCTGTGGCAAAGTATCGAAAGGTGGctgaaaaagaagcaaacttACAGCACTGCCTAACAACATTCTTCTTACTCAAGCTTTCTTACATACTTATTGTGGATGTTTAAGGAGAGCTGCTTAATACCTTCATTAAAACGCCCGTCAAAGATCATCGTGCAGAGATAATTTTCCTCAGCACCATCAAAAAGCGTGATCTTACCATCCATTGACCAGGCGTACAGGTAGCGATCGTCAACGCACAATGTCAAATGTAACACCGACTGGAGGGTCGTGATCGTTCTGATTAAAACAACATCCAAAACCCCTTCTGTTCGGGAAATCTCCAGCAGGTCTATAATGTTCGTTCGGGTTTGATGAGCGTAAAAGCACATTCTGGTTCCGGTTCGTTTGGGTACAATTTGACAATAATTGTTAGGTAGCTTTAAAAGCGTCCTCTTGACTTCTTGCACACAGTGTTGCCGGACAATAAATTCAACCTCATTGATGCTAATACCACCCGTTTCATTCATTGGCTGAACAATCAGAACCTCCTCTGTGCTGCACCAAAGAAACAAGTCAGCTGTACATTTTACCCCGCTCAGGACTTGCAGCACATTCATCTCAAATTCCGCTGTAACTTCAACGATGACTACATGGCCGTCTTCGTCACAGGCGGCAAAGAAGCAACTATCTGCAATAGCAAACACAATCGTAACAATTGCACTCCTCGAGAGACGTAAACGAGCCGTCACTTTTGCCTGGTCTTCATTGGCAACGATCAACTGCAGTACGCCATGTTGGTTGCCTACGGCAAGGCACGTTACTTCTGGGTGACTTGCAATGCATTCCAGAGGTCCAACATCTATCGAGCAGCTTGCACTTCCCGTTTTCAAGCTCAACAACCGTACAGTACCGCTCGGCTTGATACCTATCAGCTTCTCAGCGTACTGACGGCTCAAACTGTGAAAGATGTACCCATTGTCTAGGTCTTTTAGTATTTTGAACTCAACATTACGCACGTCAGCATCCAACAACGTTCGCATAATCATTCCATCCGTTGTGATGCCCAATAAACCTTCTGAGGTGGAGTAGTGCAGGAGCTGGCTGTACGGAACATCGGATTGTGTTGACCACAGCTGGTTCCAGGagcctttttgctttttgtaaAAGTTGACCTGCCCATCCGGGGCGCTAGCAAACAGGCCACCTTTGCAGTATAATATGAACGGAATATACAACGGATCATCCACAGCGTTATCGCTAGTGCTTATGGTTTGGCTTATCTGGCCCGTTGTGGAGGATACCTACGAAATGTCAGGTGATCAGTCGTATATTGCTGCATTCTATCAGGAAGAATATGGTTAGCTTACGATAAATACTCGCGCCTTTTGGCTAACTACCGCCAGGTTGCCGTCAATAAGAAAGCTAACGCACAGTGGCAGCTCGCTTTTCTCCAGCTCCAGTTGAATGGTTCGTTCAATAAACCGACTGATTCGAATGTTCCCATGCACCTCCCAAAGCTTCAGTTCGGGCTTTCGTGGAGCATATTGACACACGGCGAACACCGTTGACGGACTGCAGATGAGCCGTTGATTGTCGCAGATGATGGGTGATGACTTCTTGTACAGTAGCTCCTTGCTTCTCCATGCGTACACCTCCACTGAGTAATCTGGTACTCCGGTCAGGGCGACCAGAAGCTCACTCTCCGAAAAGCATAGCGCTATGTAGGTACATTCAGTTTGGTCTGGAAAAGTGGACGCACAATCCGCGAAAGATAGAGTTAGATAAGCTTTTCTAACACTTGCCGGAGCTCGCCACTAATGTACCTCCTTCCAGCACCGATAGAACGGTTTTAGCTGGGTAAGATATGAGCATTATACGCGGATTGACGCAACTCTCCGCAAACGCAAGTATAGGGAACAGCTTGTGACCGGTCAGACAGGCAACGCCGTTTCCAGCGTGAGCCCCATCAGCTAGGTAGTGGCTTGTTTCGGACGTTTTCAAGTTCACGAACAGTATGTGACCGCCAAGTGCCACGGCAACGGCAACGTTACCAACTACGCACGCCATATCCACCGAGCCCGGTTTCATCCATCTGAGGGAGCGGAAAAGGACGTT
This window harbors:
- the LOC128723471 gene encoding cilia- and flagella-associated protein 43 produces the protein MEQNVRMKPLWMKPGSVDMACVVGNVAVAVALGGHILFVNLKTSETSHYLADGAHAGNGVACLTGHKLFPILAFAESCVNPRIMLISYPAKTVLSVLEGDQTECTYIALCFSESELLVALTGVPDYSVEVYAWRSKELLYKKSSPIICDNQRLICSPSTVFAVCQYAPRKPELKLWEVHGNIRISRFIERTIQLELEKSELPLCVSFLIDGNLAVVSQKARVFIVSSTTGQISQTISTSDNAVDDPLYIPFILYCKGGLFASAPDGQVNFYKKQKGSWNQLWSTQSDVPYSQLLHYSTSEGLLGITTDGMIMRTLLDADVRNVEFKILKDLDNGYIFHSLSRQYAEKLIGIKPSGTVRLLSLKTGSASCSIDVGPLECIASHPEVTCLAVGNQHGVLQLIVANEDQAKVTARLRLSRSAIVTIVFAIADSCFFAACDEDGHVVIVEVTAEFEMNVLQVLSGVKCTADLFLWCSTEEVLIVQPMNETGGISINEVEFIVRQHCVQEVKRTLLKLPNNYCQIVPKRTGTRMCFYAHQTRTNIIDLLEISRTEGVLDVVLIRTITTLQSVLHLTLCVDDRYLYAWSMDGKITLFDGAEENYLCTMIFDGRFNEGIKQLSLNIHNNHLSILCHSGMLIVANLLQPIPDAVVNEHSSPSQILAFPLTGDEHEVDSNLPPEVEPPTEGTVPWIEKQAIEQRAERGKLYEPEHAAIFAEFADIRQHLQLLVDNNETAPQEERFPLQVFNLNAEATDKITREANVSKDDERRRLQEFIESQSKINDRLIENCWMMMSKKPWKVRSMFKRSFVENYGMMSNSPYRHYMLQIRVYRETELNASYDALLPWKPTPTYQLESILNRDPEYGNVLDKLARTSVKKSYALSGTTTHRFFEPYSLRYDQLEVVTFGQLFFELVCGDLDVEKLRSLFNEKFEQIKTLKNEEMDLVLKRNRRARYVQEELVFLANLMSDRSAVEVTQIEDPKYEADERPDTIIHTEDSEIPVAPYISPSVEQLMDLERKERERRQRELLADDFKDRALVVMMDGVLEHRWEDEIKKSLPLPQCLEIGKDPQHYNETDIREMNEYEEQRKTLHQERLRYRKMLQDELQELAASLDDQIKRFNTSVAKLTLQKIVIESAIRQEEMRILRASLYNHGRLIYEANVGRLRDQIEQTTLYSEQLLDMMDEFQEKAADYRNTYETLRGKDRLLDKQFKINFSDTAQSALVDQAYKIFKRRPKTQLRSIVTVSVFQDMAKRIVAKKPAGPHGNMLLPKECQDYLTHCEALDQASNCPAGMDSSLWQTLVKMRRIKIESEFRLKSCELMLSDAEAAIGAFQREITNKRNNVVSLEQNLEQLHNEQFESATNRTVQLVMKRGWIEIQQSGRTSDFERCVLIHRTDVEDINAIIRRAGTKKLNAMVNAALFRRKIIYQEWEHRALKLQLRDLRDQLATVEKCKITKEVQSWLKMKGMKRTEDFSQVALEKKLRNAIQNEEDALQELKNTLEEIEQRIMAKRRENKHLDQQTRTLNIDVTEQHLLRDTELEQTEQKAIQDRMTAIVERARLVRLVQAQHTQILELGTMLELQRLKTYPTLTASTSVMTHNAHHLLGN